A genome region from Chiroxiphia lanceolata isolate bChiLan1 chromosome 5, bChiLan1.pri, whole genome shotgun sequence includes the following:
- the CALD1 gene encoding caldesmon isoform X6, with protein MDDFERRRELRRQKREEMRLEAERLSYQRNDDDDEEAARERRRRARQERLRQKEEGDLSGEVTEKSEVNAQNSVAGEESKRSTDDEAALLERLARREERRQKRLQEALERQKEFDPTITDGSLSLPSRREVNNVEENETTGKEEKAETHGGHCGIEETETVTKSYQRNNWRQDGEEQKKEEKDKEEVQEDKTKEAPVEENQIDVTAEKPTDKEEGVETKSLATNAEEHKAENDTNVVPEGTPSLTDTVDNEKLRDKVKAEEERKEAEEKERLKAEEEKRAAEEKQKAEEEKRAAEEKQKAEEEKRVAEERAKAEEEKRAAEERAKAEEEKRAAEERAKAEEEKRAAEERARLEAEKLKEKQKMEEQKREDKQVKDKKAQEEKPQAVRKQEEEKEVRVEAKREKLPEEKLQPASRKDQVKDDKDKGKAPKEEMKSVWDQKKGVPEQKTQNGERELTAPKLKPTENAFGRSNLRGTANAEESKPGIEALKRLEDQRRRRGENDSEELEKLKEKQQEAAAELDELKKRREERRKILEEEEQKKKQEEAERKVREEEEKKRMKEEIERRRAEAAEKRQKIPEDGVSEDKKPFKCFSPKGSSLKIYFVILFTVCVKHFKYFAWSLCDVQWINDL; from the exons GCTGTCCTACCAGAGAAATGATGACGATGACGAAGAAGCCGCCAGAGAACGTCGCCGACGGGCTCGACAGGAGAGGCTGCggcaaaaggaagaaggagatcTGTCAGGAGAAGTCACAGAGAAATCAGAAGTTAATGCCCAAAACAG TGTGGCAGGAGAGGAAAGCAAGCGTTCTACAGATGATGAAGCTGCACTGTTGGAAAGACTGGCAAGACGGGAGGAGAGACGCCAAAAACGTCTACAGGAAGCCCTGGAACGTCAGAAGGAATTTGACCCCACAATCACAGATGGGAGTTTGTCACTGCCCAGCAGGAGAGAAGTAAACAATGTGGAAGAAAACGAGACCAcggggaaagaggaaaaggctgaaaCACACGGAGGACACTGTGGGATTGAGGAAACAGAAACAGTTACCAAATCATATCAGAGGAACAACTGGAGGCAAGACGGggaagagcaaaagaaagaagaaaaagacaaggagGAGGTACAGGAGGATAAAACAAAGGAGGCCCCTGTAGAGGAAAATCAGATAGACGTGACAGCAGAAAAACCCACAGATAAAGAAGAAGGAGTAGAAACAAAAAGTCTAGCTACAAATGCAGAGGAACACAAAGCAGAGAATGATACAAATGTTGTGCCAGAAGGGACGCCAAGTCTAACTGACACAGTAGATAATGAGAAGCTTAGGGACAAGGTCAAGgctgaggaagaaaggaaggaagcagaagaaaaggagaggttaaaagcagaggaagaaaagagggcagctgaggaaaaacagaaagcagaggaagaaaagagggcagctgaggaaaaacagaaagcagaggaagaaaagagggtaGCTGAGGAAAGAGCTAAggcagaagaagagaaaagggcAGCTGAGGAGAGGGCTAAggcagaagaagagaagagggCAGCTGAGGAGAGGGCTAAggcagaagaagagaagagggCAGCTGAGGAGAGGGCTAGattagaagcagaaaaattaaaggaaaaacaaaagatggaagaacaaaaaagagagGATAAGCAGGTAAAAGATAAGAAAGCGCAAGAGGAAAAACCCCAAGCAGTAAGAAAACAG gaggaagaaaaggaggttAGAGTGGAAGCTAAAAGGGAAAAGTTACCAGAAGAGAAGCTCCAACCTGCCTCCAGAAAAGATCAG GTAAAAGATGACAAAGATAAAGGAAAAGCACccaaagaggaaatgaaaagtgTCTGGGATCAGAAGAAGGGTGTTCCTGAACAAAAGACACAGAATGGAGAACGTGAACTCACTGCCCCAAAACTTAAACCTACTGAGAATGCTTTTGG ACGCTCCAATTTGAGAGGGACTGCGAATGCCGAGGAATCGAAGCCGGGCATCGAGGCTCTGAAGCGGCTAGAAGATCAGCGCCGTCGTCGAGGTGAGAATGATAGTGAGGAGCTCGAGAAGTTGAAGGAGAAGcaacaggaggcagcagcagagctggatgaactgaagaaaaggagggaggagcGCCGGAAAAtcctggaggaagaggagcagaagaagaagcaggaggaagctgaaagaaaagtcaGAGAAGAG gaggaaaagaagaggatGAAGGAAGAAATTGAAAGAAGAAGGGCTGAAGCTGCTGAGAAACGTCAAAAGATACCAGAAGATGGTGTATCTGAAGACAAGAAGCCATTTAAATGTTTCAGTCCTAAAGGTTCATCTCTCAAG